The DNA segment ATTCGAGGGCGGCATTGAGGGAGTTCATGACACCTCGCGGCGGGTGAGGACGGCGATCTCCCCGTAGGCCACCAGCGTGCGCGCGGCCCGTCCGAGAAGGGAACCGAGCGCCACGGCCAGCATGCCGCCCACGGCGGGCTTGAGGAGGAGGGCGCTGAGGGGGAACACGATCAGGCCGACGATCACGCCCCGGCCGTAGAGCCAGGAGCGCCCCGTGGCGAACAGCGTGTTGAAGGGAAGCGCCGCGGCCTGGAGGACCGAGAACCACAGGCAGACCTTCATGAGGGGGATGCCCTCCACGTACTTGGGAATGGCCAGGGGGACCAGGAGCCCCACCAGCCAGGAGCAGACCGCCACCAGGACGGCCATTCCCGCGGTGAGTCCGGCGGTGACCAGCAGGGACCGGGCGTTGGCGCTCCGCACGCTGCCTTCCCGGGCGTAGGCCTCCACCACCCGCGGCGTCATCACCTGGTAGACCGACTGCGGAAGGACGTTCATCCCGTCGCGCATCACCGCGGCCACGGCGAACAGCCCCAGCCCCGTCGTGCCGCCCAGGTACAGCATCAGAGCGCTTTCCGTGGCCATCCAGATGGAGGTGTACAGGCTGCCCCACAGGCTGAAGGGCAGGCCCACGCGCACCACCTCGCCCAGGGCCTTCCGGTTGAACCGGAGCGGAATCCGCAGGGGCCGCATCCACTGGAACAGCGCCACGCCCACCGCCGCGGGCACCGCCATCCGGATGCACAGCCCGAAGAAGCCGAGGACGGGGATGATGAACACCAGGGCGAAGTTGACGACGGCCTGCACCAGCTGGACCTTCGCCAGGGTCACGAACTGGTGGATGGTGCGGTAGGTGGCGCTCAGGTAGCCGCCGTAGTAGATGCTCCAGCAGCACACGGCCTGGGACAGCCAGCCCGCCACGCCCCAGGCGTCCCCGCGCCCCAGGGAGACGAGGGCGCACACAAGGAAGGCCACCGACGCCGCGCTGGAGACCAGGGCGTTCCACGCGCCCGCGGCCGATGCCAGGGCCTCCACCTTCTCGGGCATGGCCTTCCCCATGTAGAAGGGGATCTGGCGCCACAGCCCGTCGAAGGTGCCCAGGTGGAGGCAGGTGAGATACATCAGGGGAATCGTGAAGACGCGGAAGCGGCCCGTCTCCGCGGGCCCCAGGAAGCGCGCCACCAACAGGCCCCCCACGGCGCCCAGGAGCGAGGAGGTGATGTTCCCCCCGAAGAGCGCGGCCACGGAGCCCAGCACCTCCCGGTGGCGGGAGATCCGCGCCCGCTGGACGTCGAGAAAGGTCTCAACGGCCACGGGCGGTCCGGGAAGCGGCAGAACGGCGCATCACGTCACACGGGCAAAGCATGGGTGTCGGGCCGTCCCGGATCGAAGGGCTCGCTGGCCCAGAAGAGGGTGACGAGGTCGGTGGCGCCGGTGTTGGTGATGCTGTGGGTGTAGCCCGGCGGGATGTCCACCACGCGGGGCTCGGCGCCGGACACGGGGTATTCGATCACCTCGCGGCCGTCCAGGGGACGGAAGCGGACCACCGCCTCGCCGCTCACCACCAGGAACTTCTCGGTCTTGGTGTGGTGCCAGTGGTGGCCCCGGGCGATCCCCGGATGGGTCACCGACACGAAGATCTGCCCCAGGGCCGGGCTGCGCAGCACCTCCGCCAGCCAGCCACGGGGATCCCGCCGGATCTCCAGCGAGTACGCGAACTGGTCCTCGGGAAGGTAGCTCAGGTACATCGAATACAGCCGGCGGGACAGGTCGTCCCCCACGTCCGGGGTCTCCCGCGTCCGGCGGGTTTCGGGGAAGCGGCTGATCCGCTCCGCCAGATCACCCAGCGTCACGGTGAACACCCGCGGCACGGTGGGCTCCCCATCCGGTCCCCGCTGGGGCGATCCGCGGAAGGCGGCGATGAATTCCGCCACCACGTCGTCCACGTGGACCAGGCTCACTTCCCGGGCGGGATCGTGGACTTCCAGCGGCAATCCGTGGGCCACGCGGTGGCAGAAGGTCGCCACCACCGAGTTGTAGGCGGGACGGGACCATTTCCCGAAGACGTTGGGCAGGCGAAAGACGAACACCGGCGCGCCGGTCTCCTGGCCGTAGGCACGGACCAGTTCCTCCGCCTGGCGCTTGCTCACGCCGTAGGGATTGTCGAGGGCCGCCTGGGTGGAGGAACTGATCAGCACCGGCACCGGACGGCCCGCGGCGCGAAGGGCCTCCAACAAGCGGCGCGTCACGTCCACGTTTCCTTCGATGAATTCCGCGGGATCCTGGGGCCGGTTGACGCCGGCGAGGTGGAACACGAAGTCCGCGCGGGCGGCCAGTTCCGGCAAGGTCTCCGGATCGTCCCCGCGGTCGAAGGAAAGGATCTCCAGGTCGGGCACGGCGGACAGCGTGGCGATCAGGTTGCGGCCGAGGAAGCCCTGGGCCCCTGTCACGACGACCGTTGCCATGTGCCTGCTCCTTGTCGAAGGTGAAGATGGATTCGGGGGCTGCGTCGATACTGGACCAGATGGAGGGTTCATCAAGCGCCGATCGGATCCGGACGCGCGGAGACGATTGGATCATGTCGCTGAGTGTAGCCAAGTATAACGTATTTTTCTGAAGCCGCACCAGTCTCTATCGGACTCTGCCGACAATTCACTTTCCCCATAGCAGGGCCGTGGCCGGACGGATTTCGCAGGCGCAGCGGCCCACCCGTTCGAGCGGAAGGGGCCGGAAGCCCAGCCGGAAAGCCGGGGAATCGGGAAGCAGCGCGAAGTCGTCGGCCGCCGGCCGGCGGAACCGGGGATCGGCCACGAGGGAGGCCGCGTCCTGGCCTCCCTGCCGCCACGTGCGGAAATCGACGCCTCCGCCCGAACCGAACGTCGGCGAGGCCCCCCGGGGCGGGAAGTAGAGATTCCGGTCCAGGCGGACCACGTCGCGGCCGAGGACATCGGCGGCCAGCGCCAGGGCCTCGGGATTGGAAAAGGCCAGGATGTTGGAGGTGATCTCCAGCCCCCTCGACTGTCCCTCGAAGTTGGCCACGGTGCCCTGGGAGACCCGTCCGTCCACGAAGACGTTGTTCACGACCCGGTTGTCGCGCCCACCCTGGAGCATGACCCCCCCGTTCCAGGCGCGGTACACGAGGTTGCCGCGCACCTCGTACCCGCTCGCGAAGGAATCCAGGTAGATTCCCCAGGCCAGAAAGTCCGGGCGGCCGAAGGTCGTGCCGTAGCCGACGGTATCGGCAACGACGTTGTATCGGATGGCGCTGCCGCTCCGGAAAGCGCGATCGTGCTGAGTGACTTCGATTCCGCCGGTGTCGGCGGTCTCCAGGTTGGTGTTCCGGATCCGGTTGAACTCGATGACGTTTTCCCGCCCCGGGTTCTTGAGGGAGATCCCGTAGCGGGACGCGTCGTGGATGGCGTTGCCCGAGACGAGGTTCTTCGACGCGCCTGCGCCCGCAAGCACGACCCCGCCCACATGGTGGTAGGCCTCCCCCAGGTGGTGGAGGTGGTTGCCCGAGATGGTGTTCCTGCCGCTCTCCCGCACCAGGACGCCGCCTCCGCCCGCGTGGGCCACATCGCAGCCCTGGACGGCGTTCCCGCCGCCCCGCGTCACGCACACGGCGTAGGTCCCGATATTCACAAAGCGGCAATCCTCCACCACGCAGGCCTCGGCATCCGTCAGTTGGACGGCACCCTCGTCGCCCATGCCGTAGCCGGCACTGGCGCCGGTCCGCGTCCAGTCCGTGTCGCGGAAGGTGAGGCCCGTGAAGCGCAGGTACCGTGCCGGAGCCAGGCGGCTCCCCTGGACCTGGATCAGCCGGGAGGTGCGCGGCGCGATGACCTCGCTGCGCGCGGAAAAGCCCGCCCGGGGAAGATACGCCACCGTGCCGGCCCCAGCGTCGAGGAACCATTCGCCGGGCGCGTCCAGTTCTTCCCGTACGTTCTCCACGTAGTAGCGGTCCCCGGGATTGAGGGCGGCGCGGGCTTCGGGCCCCCCGAGGAGGAGCCGTCGGCCCGCGGCGTCATAGCCGCGGAGCGACAGGATCTCGGAGAAGGCCCGGCAGTCCCCGGACGGAAAGATGCGCAGTTCGGCGTCCGGGGCCGTCAGCCAGCCGGGCCGCACATCCGAGGGCTCGCACTGGACGGCGTCCTTGGGTCCCTGCCCCGCCCCACTCACCTGAAGCCCCCGCGCCTCGCGGCGGCGGAAGTCCTTGGCGGAGAAAGTCACGAGACGCCCCTGGGACGGAGGCTGGAGAACGGTTCCATCCGGAACCCAGGCCGGATCGCCGGAGAGGGCCAGCACGTCGAGGACGAGCCCCCCACCCTGCCGGTTCTGCCAGCGGAGGGCCCGCTCTCCCGCACCCAGGCGGAGGACGGCCGCCCGCGCCCACCGGACGGGGCTCCAGCTGCCGGTATCCGCCAGATCCGCGAGCGGAATGGAAGGGCCGCCATCCACGGCGACGGCGGTCCGACCGTCCATGGACGCGAATCCGTACGGGGCGTTGCGGGCGCCGTAATGCAGCCACAGGACGTAGGTTCCGGCGGCGGGAACGTCCACGCGGTATTCCAGCCAATCGCCGGCGCCGTGGATCCCGCCCACGGTCACGCCGAAGGCCGGCGCATCGGATCCGCCCGCGTGCAGGAAACCCTTCCGAAAGGGATCCGCTGGATCCACGTTGGGATAGCGCGCCCGCACCTCGCGCCGGCCGTCCACGAACAGGGAACGGAAGGTCCAAGGGTCGGTCCCCGCGCTCCGCAGATCGAACAGGAGAGGGCTTCCCGAAGGAGCGGATGGGGGCGTCAAGCGCCTCCCCCCAACGAATTCCGGCCGCTCTCCGGGAAAGGCCTCGTAAACCACGGGGGCGGCTTCGGTTCCGGAATCGCGGGCATCGAAGCTGACCGGCGCGTCGAAGTAGTAGAGCCCGCCCCGGATCTGGACCGAGAGGCGCCTGGAGGACGATCCCGCCGCCTTGAGCGCGCGAACCGCGTCCCGCGCCCGCTCCAGGGTGGCGAAGGGACCGTCGCTGCCGTCGGGGCTGGGCGCCGCCAGCCGGCCCGACCAGGCATCCCGCCCTGCGGGGGACACGAAGAAAGTGCCCGCAGGAGGGGGCGGAACCCCGGCGGAATCCAGCGCACATCCGAGGAAGGCCACGCCCATCGCCCAGCGCCGGAACCCCGCAGACATGAGACTTCCTGTCCGGCCGGTCCTCATGTCGGTTCGCTCTCCAGGCACTTGAACATTCCGCTCGACAGGCAATACCATTGGCGTGTTTTTCACAATCATAGCACGTCTACCATTGACTTGAGCATCCTTCTTATAGAACCTGGTTCACACGATCACCCCACTCCGGTCCCTCCCGGAATCCCCTTTCGGCGGACCTTTTGATGAAGGACGGCGCGATGCTCGCAGCACGAATTCGGAACTGGGGCTTCTGGACGAGCGATCTCCTCCAAGGGGCGCCCGTACGGAAGCACTGCGAGGACATCGAAGCCCGGCTGGTCTCCGGAAATCCCTCCGGCGAACGGCTGGAGGCGCTGCTCCGCTACGCCGTGGAGCACGTCCCCCACTACGCCCCCTTCCGCGGCTTCGGGTCCCTGCAGGACTTCCCCGTGGTGGACAAGACCGTGATCAAGGCGGATTACGAGGCCTTCCATTCCGACGCCTTCGCCGGGGCCCACCTCCACCTCCTGCGCACCAGCGGGTCGACGGGAATCCCCTTCGCCGTCCTCCAGGACGAGGACAAGCGGCGGCGCGTGCTGGCGGAGATGATCTGCTTCGGGCGCCGCGCCCAGTACCACGTGGGCGACCGTTTCGTGTTCACCCGGGCCTGGAACGAGCACAACCGCAAGCGCTGGGACGTGGCCCTGCGCGAGAACGCGATCATGTTCGACGTCTCTTCCCTCGACGAGGCGCGGCTGGAATCCCTCCGCGCGCTCCTCCGAAGCGACACCGGGATCCGCTGCATCATGGGCTATCCCTCCACCTTCGAGCCCCTCATGCAGTACATGGAGCGGCGGGGCGACGACTTCGAAGCCGCCCATCTCCGGTCGATCATCACCATCTCCGAGCGGCTGTCCGACGCGACGCGGAAGGCCCTCCAGGAGCGCTTCAAGTGCATCGTCGTCTCCCGCTACTCCAACCAGGAGAACGGGATCCTCGCCCAGCAGTGCCCCGAGCGGGGCGAATTCCACCTGAACACCGCCAGCTACTTCTTCGAGTACCTCAAGCTGGAGGAGAACCTGCCCGCCGCGCCCGGAGAGCGCGCCCGGATGGTGGTCACCGACCTCTTCAACCGCGCCATGCCGCTGATCCGGTACGACACGGGCGACATCGTGGTGCGCCAGCCCTCCGCCGCCTGCGGCTGGGCCACGGACGCGCTCTCCAGTGTGGAGGGCCGGAGGATGGACTTCATCTACGACACCATGGACCGCCTGCTGTCCCCCGCCGCCGTATGCAACCACCTGTGGCCCTTCACCCGCCTGAAGCAGTACCAGTTCATCCAGGAGGCCAAGGGGCGCTACGAGATCGTGCTCAACGGCGCCGACGGGAATTACCGCGACGAGCAGTTCGTCGACCTGATGAGGAACGTCCTGGGCTCCGACGCCGACGTGCGCGTCACCCACGTGGACCGCATCCCTTCGCACGCTTCCGGCAAGTTCATGCAGATCGTCAGCCGCTACAGGCCTTCCGCATGACGGAAATGCCCTTCGCGCACCACCCGGCGGGACGCCAGCGGCGGCCGCCCCTTCCGGATGCCCGCCCATGAACATCCTCTACCTCACCCTCCGCTTCCCCCTGCCCACGCAGCCCGCCTCGCCTTCCGACCTGATGCAGCTCATGGAAGAGTTCTGCCGGCGGGGCCACCGGGTGGACGTGATCACCGTCGACGAGCGCAGGTACGGCCGTCCCACCCGGCTCGTGGAGGAAGGGCCCTTCCAGGTGCTCCGCGTCCGCACGGGGAACATCTACGACGTGGGCACCTACGAGAAGGGGCTGAGCATGGTGACCCTTCCCTGGCTATTCCGCCGCGCCATGGCCCAGTACCTGCCGGAGCGCCGCTACGACCTGGTGATCTACGCGGCACCGCCGGTCACCTTCTCCCGGGTCATCCGGGGGCTGCGGCGGGTCCAGCCCTGGGCGAAGACCTACCTGATGCTGAAGGACATCTTTCCCCAGAACGCCAAAGACCTCGGGATCATCCGGAATCCGCTGCTGTACGCCTTCTTCAAGCGGCAGGAACGCGAGCTCTACGCCGCGTCGGACGTGATCGGGTGCATGTCGCCCGCCAACGTCGCCTTCCTCCGCCAGCAGAGCCCGGAGATCGCCCCCGGCCGGCTGGAAGTGCTGCCCAATACCCGCACGCCGGGCCCTGACCGGGGCCTGGGGAGGCCGGGACCCCTGCGCCGCAAGCACGGGATTCCGGAGGACGCCGTCGTGGTCCTCTACGGCGGCAACCTGGGCGTCCCGCAGGGCCTGGATTTCCTTCTCCGCGTGTTCGAGGCCAACCGCGACCGCCCGGGCCTCCACTTCCTGCTGGTGGGCCGAGGGACCGAGCGCCGCCGGCTGGCGGACGCCGTCGCCGCCAAGGGCCTCGCCAACGTGACCCAGATCCCCCACCTGCCCCGGCCCGAATACGAGGCGCTGGCCCGCGAATGTGACATCGGGCTGGTCTGCCTGGACCCCCGGTTCACCATCCCCAACTTCCCGTCCCGGGTGCTGTCCTACTTCGAGATCCGGATGCCCGTCCTCGCCGCCCTGGATCACGCCACGGACTTCGGCCACATGCTGGACGACGCCCAGGCGGGGCTGTGGTCCCGCGCGGGCGACCTCGACCTCTTCCAAGCCCACCTGGACCGCCTCGCCGGCGATCCCGAACTGCGTGCGCGCATGGGCGCTGCGGGCCGGCGCTACCTGGAATCGCATTTTACTTCCGGCAAAGCATACGAAATCATCTCGAAACACATCCCCCATTCCCAATCCGAGCCGGAGGACTCTTGTCCAGCCATCTCGATCTGAAGAACGCCACGCTCCTGATCACGGGCGGCACGGGCTCGTTCGGAAATGTCGTGCTGCGAAAGTACCTCGCCACGGACATCGGCGAGATCCGGATCTTCAGCCGGGACGAGAAGAAGCAGGACGACATGCGGCACTTCTACAAGGACAACCGGATCAAGTACTACATCGGCGACATCCGCGATCCGGGAAGCGTGTCCTCCGCATTGCGCGGGGTGGACTACGTCTTCCATGCCGCGGCCCTGAAGCAGGTGCCCTCCTGCGAGTTCTACCCGATGGAGGCTGTGCGGACCAACGTCCTCGGGACCTCCAACCTGCTCCAGGCCGCGGTCCAGTCCGAAGTGAAGCGGGTCGTCTGCCTCAGCACGGACAAGGCCGTCTACCCCATCAACGCCATGGGAATCTCCAAAGCGATGATGGAAAAGGTGGCCCTCGCCGAATCGCGGAACATCAGCGCCAAGGGGCCCGTGATCTGCGTGACCCGCTACGGGAACGTGATGGCCTCGCGGGGCTCCGTCATCCCCCTCTTCCTCGATCAGATCCGCGCGGGCAAGCCCCTCACCGTGACGGATCCGGACATGACGCGGTTCCTGATGCACCTCGACACCGCCGTGGAGCTGGTGGAATTCGCCTTCTCCCACGGGCACCAAGGGGACACCTTCGTGCGGAAGGCCCCGGCCTCCACCATCGGGGACCTGGCCCTCGCCATCAAGGAGCTGCTCCAGTCCGACAGCGAGATCCAGGTGATCGGCACCCGCCACGGCGAGAAGCGCTACGAGAGCCTGCTTTCCCGCGAGGAGCGCGTCCGCGCGGAGGACCTGGACGACTACTTCCGCGTCCCCGCCGACTCCCGCGACCTCAACTATTCGAAGTACTTTTCCGTGGGCAACCTCGAAGTCTCCCAGAGCGAGGAGTACCACTCCCACAATGCCCAGCGACTCTCCGTTCCCGAGATCAAGGACCTGCTGCTGACCCTCGAATGCGTCCGCGAGGCCCTCGCGGAACGCGGGCTGCAGCCGGAGCCCGCGCGATGAAGAAACTGCGCGTGCTCACGGTGGTGGGAACCCGGCCGGAGATCATCCGGCTGTCCCGGGTCATCACCCGCCTGGAGGAGACGACGGACCACATCCTCGTCCACACCGGCCAGAACTACGACTACGAACTGAACCAAGTGTTCTTCGAGGATCTCGGCCTCCGCCGGCCGGACCACTTCCTGGAGGCCGCCGGCGCCAGGCTGGCGGAGACCATCGGGCACATCATCTCCCGCGTGGATCCCGTCCTGGAGGAGTGCCGCCCCGACGCCCTGCTGGTGCTGGGCGACACCAACAGCTGCCTGTCCGTGCTGCCCGCCAAGCGCCGCAAGATCCCCATCTTCCACATGGAGGCGGGAAACCGCTGCTTCGACCAGCGGGTGCCCGAGGAATCCAACCGCAAGGTGGTGGACCACCTCGCCGACATCAACCTACCCTACAGCTCCCACGCCCGGGAGAACCTCCTCCGCGAAGGCCTGCCCACGGATCGCATCATCAAGACGGGCAGTCCCATGTACGAGGTGCTCCACGACTACCGCGACGGCATCGAGGGATCGGACGTCCTCGCGCGGCTGGGACTGAAGCCCGAGGACTACTTCCTCGTCAGCTGCCATCGCGAGGAGAACGTCGATTCCGACGTCAATCTGCCGAAGTTCGTCGCGCTGCTCAACCACCTGGCCGAGACCCACGGGAAACGGGTGATCGTCTCCGCCCACCCCCGCACGCGGAAGCGGCTGGAGGCGACGGGCGCGGCCACGGCGGCGGGTGTGGAGCTGGCGAAGCCGTTCGGCTACTTCGATTACGTCAAGCTCCAGCAGAAGGCCCTGCTGGTGCTTTCCGACAGCGGCACCATCACGGAGGAATCCTCCATCCTGGATTTCCCCGCCATCAATATCCGGGAGGCCCACGAGCGACCCGAAGGCATGGAGGAAGGGGCCGTGATTCTCGCGGGAATGGAGATCGACCGCGTGGAGCAGGCCATCCAGGTCCTCCGCTCCGCCTCCATCCGCGCCGGCCGCCGGACCCGGATCGTCAAGGACTACGACGCGCCGCAGGTTTCCGAGACCGTGGTCCGCGCCATCCACAGCTACGTGGACTACGTGAACCGCGTCGTGTGGCGGAAAGCCTGAAGGCCCTCGACACCCCGGCTTTCATCCAGCGCCTTCTCATCATCCAGACACTCAGGTGTCTTGGTGGTGATCTTCATCTTTTGAACGCGAATGCGTCCCCTACGCGATCCCGCCGTGGATCCGCGCGGGGGGGAACAGCCGGAGCGTGGCGAGGATCACCAGGAAATCCGACGCCACGCTGGCGCGGGAAGCGTAGGCGAGGTTGATCCGGATCTTGTCGGGAAGGAGCACCCGGACGTAGGTCTCGTCGGGGTTTTCCGCCTCGGCCAGCAGCTCGCTCTCGCTGCGGTACTTGATGGAGGCCAGGTCCGTGATCCCCGGGCGCAGGCCCAGGATCGCCTGCTCGGCATCGCTGTAGAAAGCCACGTAGCGCGGGACTTCGGGCCTCGGTCCCACCAGGCTCATCTCGCCCACGAGGACGTTCAGCAGTTGAGGCAGCTCGTCGAGCTTGGTGTCCCGCAGCCAAGCGCCCACACGGGTGATCCGCGGGTCCCGCCCCACGGTGATGGCGCGGCCCTGGCGGTCGGCATCCACCACCATGGTGCGGAATTTCCAGATGCGGAACGGCTTTCCGCCCCGGCCCACGCGGACCTGGCGGAAGAAGATCGGCCCGCCGTCCTCCAGCTTCACCGCGCACGCCGCCACCAGCAGGAGGGGCCACAGGAGGGCCAACCCCAAGGCCGACCAGAAGACGTCGAAGACCCGCTTCGCCATGGTTACGCCAGGTTCGCCAGGACCAGGCGCCGGACGGCGTGGATGACGTCGTCCACATCCTCGTCCGTCAGCCCGGGATGGAGCGGCACGCTCAGCATCCGGGAATAGGCGTCGGCGGCCACGGGCAGGGCCTCGGGCAGGTACCCGTACTTATCGCGGTAGAAGGGGTGCATGTGGACCGGCAGGTAGTGGACCGAGGTGCCGATGTTGCGGGCCTTCAGCTCATCGATGAACGCGTTGCGGTCGATCCGCAGCAGCTCCGGGCGCAAACGCAGGACGTAGAGGTGCCAGCTGGATTCCGCCCAGGGCAGCTCCACGGGGAGCTGGAGGGCGGCCAAATCCGCGAAGCCCGCGGCGTAGCGGGCCACCACTTCCCGCCGCCGCCGCTGGAACGCTTCGAGGCGCTTCAGCTGCTGGAGGCCGATGGAGGCCTGCACGTCGGTCATGTTGTACTTGAAGCCGGGCAGGACGACCTCGTAGTACCACGAGCCCGACCGATCGAAGCGCTTCCACGCGTCGCGGTTCATCCCGTGGTGCCCGATGATGCGGCACTTCTCGACGAGGGCGGGATCGCCCGTGACGCAGCCCCCTTCGATGGTGGTGAGGTTCTTCGTGGCGTAGAAGCTGAACGCCGCCAGGTTCGCGCGGGACCCGACGAGCCGGCCCTTGTAGTGCGTGGGAATGGCGTGGGCTGCGTCCTCGAGGACGGCGAGGCCGTGCTCCTCGGCAAGGGCGTCCAGCTCGTCCATCGCCGCCGGGTGGCCCGCGTAGTGGACGGGAAGTAGCACCTTGGTGCGGGGCGTGATGGCGGCGCGGACGGCCTCCGGCGACAGGGTGAGCGAATCGGGGGAGACGTCCACCAGCACGGGCTTCGCGCCGACGTGCTCCACCACGTTGGCGGTGGCGCAGAACGTCATGGAGGGAACGATCACTTCATCGCCGGGTCCCACGCCCAGCGCCACCAGAGCCACGTGGAGCCCCGCGGTGCAGGAGTTGAGGGCCACCACGCCGGGAGCCTGGAGGTAGTCCTTCAGCGCCCCTTCGAAAGCGTGGGTCTTGGGGCCCGTGGTGACCCAGGGCGACTGGAGGGTGTCCATCACCTCCGCCCGCTCGGCGTCGCCGATGGTGGGCGGATTGTAGGCGAGAAAGTCGGTCCGCGCGGGACGATCCTCGGAGACGGAGGCCCGGGGAGAGTCGGGGACGGAAAGGGGATTCATCAGATGCCTCCGGCGGGTTGGGCGAGAAGGTGGTCGAAGGTCTGGAGGTAGTGCCGGATCGCGGACCGGCGGGAGAGGTGGGCCTCCACGTAGTCGCGGCCCTGGCGGCCCTCCTGCCGCACGCGCTCCGGCGCGTTGCGGTATTCGAGGATCACCTGCGCCAGGCGGGCGGGATCGCAGGGCGGAACGACCGCGCCCGAGCGGCTCTCCCGGATGGCGACGGCGAGGGGGCTGTCCTCCTCCACGCAGCCGACGACCGGGCGGCCCGCGGCGAGGTAGTTCCAGGTCTTGCTGGGGACGGCGATCCGGGCCGCGCCGGGCTTGAGGGGGATCACGCCGAGGTTGCAGGCGTTGTAGACGAAGGGCACCTGGTCCAGGGGCTGGAGGGGGAGGAACACGCAGTTCGAAAGGCCCCGCTCCTTCGCCAGCTCCTCCAGGGCGCGCTTCGCGTTCCCATCGCCGATGAACACGAACCGGATGTCCGGGATCTCCTTCAGGCACTCCGCCGCCAGGACCACGGATTCGAGGTTCTGCATCAGGCCGATGGTTCCCGCGTACTGGACCACGAACACGCCGCCGCGGCGGAAAGCCGTGCTGGCGGGGCTGTCCCCCGGCTGGATGTGATCGGTGTCCACCCAGTTGGGGATCGTGGCCACCTGCGTGCCC comes from the Geothrix sp. 21YS21S-4 genome and includes:
- a CDS encoding capsular polysaccharide biosynthesis protein CapF, with the protein product MATVVVTGAQGFLGRNLIATLSAVPDLEILSFDRGDDPETLPELAARADFVFHLAGVNRPQDPAEFIEGNVDVTRRLLEALRAAGRPVPVLISSSTQAALDNPYGVSKRQAEELVRAYGQETGAPVFVFRLPNVFGKWSRPAYNSVVATFCHRVAHGLPLEVHDPAREVSLVHVDDVVAEFIAAFRGSPQRGPDGEPTVPRVFTVTLGDLAERISRFPETRRTRETPDVGDDLSRRLYSMYLSYLPEDQFAYSLEIRRDPRGWLAEVLRSPALGQIFVSVTHPGIARGHHWHHTKTEKFLVVSGEAVVRFRPLDGREVIEYPVSGAEPRVVDIPPGYTHSITNTGATDLVTLFWASEPFDPGRPDTHALPV
- a CDS encoding phenylacetate--CoA ligase family protein; its protein translation is MLAARIRNWGFWTSDLLQGAPVRKHCEDIEARLVSGNPSGERLEALLRYAVEHVPHYAPFRGFGSLQDFPVVDKTVIKADYEAFHSDAFAGAHLHLLRTSGSTGIPFAVLQDEDKRRRVLAEMICFGRRAQYHVGDRFVFTRAWNEHNRKRWDVALRENAIMFDVSSLDEARLESLRALLRSDTGIRCIMGYPSTFEPLMQYMERRGDDFEAAHLRSIITISERLSDATRKALQERFKCIVVSRYSNQENGILAQQCPERGEFHLNTASYFFEYLKLEENLPAAPGERARMVVTDLFNRAMPLIRYDTGDIVVRQPSAACGWATDALSSVEGRRMDFIYDTMDRLLSPAAVCNHLWPFTRLKQYQFIQEAKGRYEIVLNGADGNYRDEQFVDLMRNVLGSDADVRVTHVDRIPSHASGKFMQIVSRYRPSA
- a CDS encoding polysaccharide biosynthesis protein — protein: MSSHLDLKNATLLITGGTGSFGNVVLRKYLATDIGEIRIFSRDEKKQDDMRHFYKDNRIKYYIGDIRDPGSVSSALRGVDYVFHAAALKQVPSCEFYPMEAVRTNVLGTSNLLQAAVQSEVKRVVCLSTDKAVYPINAMGISKAMMEKVALAESRNISAKGPVICVTRYGNVMASRGSVIPLFLDQIRAGKPLTVTDPDMTRFLMHLDTAVELVEFAFSHGHQGDTFVRKAPASTIGDLALAIKELLQSDSEIQVIGTRHGEKRYESLLSREERVRAEDLDDYFRVPADSRDLNYSKYFSVGNLEVSQSEEYHSHNAQRLSVPEIKDLLLTLECVREALAERGLQPEPAR
- a CDS encoding lipopolysaccharide biosynthesis protein, with the protein product MAVETFLDVQRARISRHREVLGSVAALFGGNITSSLLGAVGGLLVARFLGPAETGRFRVFTIPLMYLTCLHLGTFDGLWRQIPFYMGKAMPEKVEALASAAGAWNALVSSAASVAFLVCALVSLGRGDAWGVAGWLSQAVCCWSIYYGGYLSATYRTIHQFVTLAKVQLVQAVVNFALVFIIPVLGFFGLCIRMAVPAAVGVALFQWMRPLRIPLRFNRKALGEVVRVGLPFSLWGSLYTSIWMATESALMLYLGGTTGLGLFAVAAVMRDGMNVLPQSVYQVMTPRVVEAYAREGSVRSANARSLLVTAGLTAGMAVLVAVCSWLVGLLVPLAIPKYVEGIPLMKVCLWFSVLQAAALPFNTLFATGRSWLYGRGVIVGLIVFPLSALLLKPAVGGMLAVALGSLLGRAARTLVAYGEIAVLTRREVS
- a CDS encoding glycosyltransferase family 4 protein, whose product is MNILYLTLRFPLPTQPASPSDLMQLMEEFCRRGHRVDVITVDERRYGRPTRLVEEGPFQVLRVRTGNIYDVGTYEKGLSMVTLPWLFRRAMAQYLPERRYDLVIYAAPPVTFSRVIRGLRRVQPWAKTYLMLKDIFPQNAKDLGIIRNPLLYAFFKRQERELYAASDVIGCMSPANVAFLRQQSPEIAPGRLEVLPNTRTPGPDRGLGRPGPLRRKHGIPEDAVVVLYGGNLGVPQGLDFLLRVFEANRDRPGLHFLLVGRGTERRRLADAVAAKGLANVTQIPHLPRPEYEALARECDIGLVCLDPRFTIPNFPSRVLSYFEIRMPVLAALDHATDFGHMLDDAQAGLWSRAGDLDLFQAHLDRLAGDPELRARMGAAGRRYLESHFTSGKAYEIISKHIPHSQSEPEDSCPAISI
- a CDS encoding right-handed parallel beta-helix repeat-containing protein, whose protein sequence is MSAGFRRWAMGVAFLGCALDSAGVPPPPAGTFFVSPAGRDAWSGRLAAPSPDGSDGPFATLERARDAVRALKAAGSSSRRLSVQIRGGLYYFDAPVSFDARDSGTEAAPVVYEAFPGERPEFVGGRRLTPPSAPSGSPLLFDLRSAGTDPWTFRSLFVDGRREVRARYPNVDPADPFRKGFLHAGGSDAPAFGVTVGGIHGAGDWLEYRVDVPAAGTYVLWLHYGARNAPYGFASMDGRTAVAVDGGPSIPLADLADTGSWSPVRWARAAVLRLGAGERALRWQNRQGGGLVLDVLALSGDPAWVPDGTVLQPPSQGRLVTFSAKDFRRREARGLQVSGAGQGPKDAVQCEPSDVRPGWLTAPDAELRIFPSGDCRAFSEILSLRGYDAAGRRLLLGGPEARAALNPGDRYYVENVREELDAPGEWFLDAGAGTVAYLPRAGFSARSEVIAPRTSRLIQVQGSRLAPARYLRFTGLTFRDTDWTRTGASAGYGMGDEGAVQLTDAEACVVEDCRFVNIGTYAVCVTRGGGNAVQGCDVAHAGGGGVLVRESGRNTISGNHLHHLGEAYHHVGGVVLAGAGASKNLVSGNAIHDASRYGISLKNPGRENVIEFNRIRNTNLETADTGGIEVTQHDRAFRSGSAIRYNVVADTVGYGTTFGRPDFLAWGIYLDSFASGYEVRGNLVYRAWNGGVMLQGGRDNRVVNNVFVDGRVSQGTVANFEGQSRGLEITSNILAFSNPEALALAADVLGRDVVRLDRNLYFPPRGASPTFGSGGGVDFRTWRQGGQDAASLVADPRFRRPAADDFALLPDSPAFRLGFRPLPLERVGRCACEIRPATALLWGK